Proteins from a single region of Rhodovibrio salinarum DSM 9154:
- a CDS encoding tetratricopeptide repeat protein, with protein sequence MSHFRLSPILAPLAFALILPTLPAAAQRGDDGFSFGPPTDSVETPRNLPADPSPKDSSAEAARRYADCLEMARNQPDTAIERARTWQDTGGGDPARHCEAVAHMTRGDYRRAGRMLEDLARTMSADIGEGPRITALSQASRAWLLANQPARAEAAATQALKLRPNDVELLLDRAHARFQAGHYWETIDDLNQAIEHAPQRPNLYVYRGSAYRYVDAPTMARENLERALEMDPGNIEALFELGALARLQGNTAAARQRWLEVIRQAPDSSLAQSARENLQRMDVQVDGGAG encoded by the coding sequence ATGTCCCATTTCCGCCTCTCCCCGATCCTAGCCCCCCTCGCGTTCGCGCTGATCCTGCCGACCTTACCGGCGGCTGCCCAACGCGGCGACGACGGATTCAGTTTTGGCCCGCCAACCGACTCCGTCGAAACGCCGCGCAACCTGCCGGCCGATCCAAGCCCTAAGGACTCGAGCGCCGAAGCAGCCCGGCGCTACGCCGATTGTCTGGAGATGGCACGCAACCAGCCTGACACGGCGATCGAACGCGCCCGCACCTGGCAGGACACTGGCGGCGGCGATCCCGCACGCCATTGCGAGGCGGTCGCCCATATGACCCGCGGCGACTATCGGCGGGCCGGGCGCATGCTGGAGGATCTGGCGCGCACCATGTCCGCCGACATTGGCGAAGGGCCGCGGATTACAGCCTTGTCGCAGGCGAGCCGGGCCTGGCTGCTGGCAAACCAGCCCGCGCGGGCGGAAGCCGCCGCGACGCAAGCCTTGAAGCTCCGGCCGAACGACGTCGAATTGCTGCTGGACCGCGCGCACGCCCGCTTTCAAGCCGGGCATTACTGGGAGACGATCGACGACCTCAACCAGGCCATCGAACACGCGCCTCAACGCCCGAACCTCTACGTCTACCGCGGTAGCGCCTACCGCTATGTCGACGCGCCGACGATGGCACGGGAAAATCTGGAACGCGCCCTTGAGATGGATCCCGGCAATATCGAGGCTCTGTTTGAACTGGGCGCCCTCGCCCGTCTGCAAGGCAATACCGCGGCCGCCCGCCAGCGCTGGCTAGAGGTGATCCGCCAGGCTCCCGACTCCAGTCTCGCCCAATCAGCCCGTGAGAATTTGCAAAGGATGGACGTGCAGGTCGATGGCGGGGCTGGCTAA
- the pyk gene encoding pyruvate kinase, with the protein MRRNRNAKIVATLGPSSRDRDVLNDLFKAGADVFRLNFSHGSHDDHRRTYTTIRELEQEHRRPIGILQDLQGPKLRIGRLKDGTVQLTRGERFRLDLDETEGDSSRAPLPHPEVFEVLERETPILLDDGKLRLIVKECGSDYAECEVETGGPLSDRKGVNVPGVVMPISPLTKKDREDLSFGLEMGVDWVALSFVQRPEDVAEARKLIGGKAGIVVKVEKPAALDCLDQLVELADAIMVARGDLGVEVAAEEVPGHQKDIIRACRLAGKPVIVATQMLDSMVQSPSPTRAEASDVATAVYDGADAVMLSAETAAGHYPREAVQFMDRIIARTEKDNFYRAIVEALHPQPEPTAPDAISAAAAQVASTIGAAAIVSYTTSGSTALRAARERPHVPILVLTARLDTARRLTLLWGAHTVNTADVANFQEMVDKACKIALDEQFAKKSEKLVVTAGVPFGTPGATNVLRIALVDGR; encoded by the coding sequence ATGCGACGGAATAGAAACGCTAAGATCGTCGCCACCCTGGGCCCCTCGAGCCGGGACCGGGATGTGCTGAATGACCTGTTCAAGGCGGGCGCGGACGTGTTCCGCCTGAATTTCTCCCATGGCAGTCACGACGATCATCGCCGTACCTATACGACGATCCGCGAGCTGGAGCAGGAGCATCGACGCCCGATCGGAATCCTGCAGGACCTGCAGGGCCCCAAGCTGCGCATCGGACGGCTGAAAGATGGCACGGTACAGCTAACGCGCGGCGAACGGTTCCGTCTCGACCTGGACGAGACCGAGGGGGATAGCAGCCGCGCCCCGCTGCCCCACCCCGAAGTGTTCGAGGTGTTGGAGCGGGAGACCCCGATCCTGCTCGACGATGGCAAGTTGCGGCTGATCGTCAAGGAATGCGGCTCCGACTACGCCGAGTGCGAGGTCGAGACCGGCGGCCCGTTGTCCGACCGCAAGGGCGTGAACGTCCCCGGCGTGGTCATGCCAATCTCGCCGCTGACCAAGAAGGATCGCGAGGACCTCAGCTTCGGTCTGGAGATGGGGGTCGACTGGGTCGCGCTGTCGTTCGTGCAGCGCCCGGAAGACGTCGCGGAGGCCCGCAAGCTGATCGGCGGTAAGGCCGGAATCGTGGTCAAGGTGGAGAAGCCGGCGGCGCTGGACTGCCTGGACCAACTGGTCGAGCTGGCGGATGCCATCATGGTTGCCCGGGGCGATCTGGGCGTCGAAGTTGCCGCCGAGGAAGTGCCTGGCCACCAGAAGGATATCATCCGCGCCTGTCGGCTGGCCGGCAAGCCGGTGATCGTGGCGACCCAGATGCTCGACTCGATGGTCCAGTCGCCCTCACCGACGCGGGCGGAAGCCTCCGACGTCGCGACGGCCGTGTACGATGGCGCGGACGCCGTGATGCTGTCGGCCGAAACGGCCGCCGGCCACTATCCGCGCGAAGCCGTGCAATTCATGGACCGGATTATCGCGCGCACGGAGAAGGACAACTTCTATCGCGCGATCGTCGAGGCGCTGCATCCGCAGCCGGAGCCAACTGCGCCCGATGCGATCTCGGCCGCGGCCGCGCAGGTCGCTTCAACCATCGGTGCGGCGGCGATCGTCAGCTACACCACCTCCGGGTCAACCGCCCTGCGCGCGGCGCGCGAGCGACCGCACGTGCCGATCCTGGTGCTAACCGCCCGGCTGGACACCGCCCGGCGCCTGACCCTGCTGTGGGGCGCGCACACGGTGAACACCGCCGACGTCGCCAATTTCCAGGAAATGGTCGACAAGGCCTGCAAGATCGCCCTCGACGAGCAGTTCGCCAAGAAAAGCGAGAAGCTGGTGGTCACTGCTGGTGTCCCGTTCGGAACCCCGGGCGCCACCAACGTCCTGCGCATCGCCTTGGTCGATGGGCGCTAA
- a CDS encoding hydantoinase/oxoprolinase family protein yields the protein MSVQNIRDVQVLGIDAGGTMTDTFFVDRNGEFVVGKAQTTPKNESLGLLESSQDALAHWDMDLKEAFQTLRTGVYSGTAMLNRVVQRQGLRCGLIVNAGMEDFHRMGRAIQSYLGYAYEDRIHLNTHRYDPPLVPRERTRGVVERIDMMGEVVIPLREDSARAAARDLIKQEVEGIVISLLHSYKNPTHERRVRDIVEEEVAAAGAQIPVFASADYYPLRKETHRTNTTILEAYAAEPSRQTLAQITEAFQDQGAKFDFRVMATHGGTISRKAQELARTIVSGPIGGVIGAKYLGETLGYKNIVCSDIGGTSFDLSLITQGNLVIRSDPDMARLVLSLPLVALDSVGAGAGSYVRLDPYTHAIQLGPESAGYRVGVCWADSGIDTVTISDCHLVLGYINPDNFLGGQIKLDRERAVAAIREQVADPLGLSVEDAAAGVIELMDQDLRDHMKSMISAKGYSPASFTCFSYGGAGPVHCYGYTEGLGFEDVIVPAWAAGFSAFGCAAADFEYRYDKSMDINVPPDASHAEKIKAAADLQAAWDELSENVLQEFEANGFTRKDVTLQPAFRMQYRGQLNDLEIDSPIAKAEGTDGWDQLVDGFNDAYAQVYSASARSQELGYSVTSAIMRGKVEISKPNIPTEEIQGETPPKEAELGTRKFYRKGKWVDARLLQMETLLPGNKIVGPAIIESDATTFVVPGGFETRLDEHRLFHLREL from the coding sequence TTGAGCGTACAGAACATTCGAGACGTCCAGGTCCTTGGCATCGATGCCGGCGGGACCATGACGGACACCTTCTTTGTCGACCGCAACGGAGAGTTCGTGGTCGGCAAGGCACAAACCACTCCGAAGAATGAATCCCTCGGCCTGCTGGAATCCAGTCAGGACGCGCTTGCGCACTGGGACATGGATCTGAAGGAGGCGTTCCAGACCCTGCGCACGGGTGTCTACTCAGGTACGGCGATGCTCAACCGTGTCGTGCAGCGCCAGGGTCTGCGATGCGGCCTGATCGTCAATGCCGGTATGGAAGATTTTCACCGGATGGGCCGGGCGATCCAGAGCTATCTCGGCTATGCCTACGAGGACCGCATCCATCTGAACACGCACCGATACGATCCACCGCTCGTGCCGCGCGAGCGCACCCGGGGGGTGGTCGAGCGGATCGACATGATGGGCGAAGTTGTGATTCCGCTGCGCGAAGACAGCGCCCGCGCGGCCGCCCGCGATCTCATCAAGCAGGAGGTCGAGGGCATCGTGATCAGCCTGCTGCACTCCTACAAGAACCCGACGCACGAACGCCGCGTGCGGGACATCGTGGAGGAGGAGGTCGCCGCGGCCGGCGCGCAGATTCCGGTGTTCGCCTCCGCCGACTATTACCCGCTACGCAAGGAGACGCACCGGACCAACACCACGATCCTGGAGGCCTACGCTGCGGAGCCGTCCCGTCAGACGCTGGCGCAGATCACCGAGGCGTTCCAGGATCAGGGCGCCAAGTTCGATTTCCGGGTGATGGCGACCCACGGCGGCACGATCTCGCGCAAAGCTCAGGAACTTGCGCGTACCATCGTCTCCGGGCCGATCGGCGGCGTCATCGGTGCCAAGTATCTGGGCGAGACGCTTGGCTACAAGAACATCGTCTGCTCGGACATCGGCGGCACGTCTTTTGATCTGTCGCTGATCACGCAAGGCAATCTTGTCATCCGCAGCGATCCGGACATGGCCCGGTTGGTGCTGTCACTGCCGCTGGTGGCGCTGGACTCGGTCGGTGCGGGCGCAGGCAGCTATGTGCGCCTCGATCCCTACACCCACGCGATCCAACTCGGCCCCGAGAGTGCTGGCTATCGCGTTGGCGTCTGCTGGGCGGACAGCGGGATCGACACGGTTACGATCTCCGACTGCCACCTGGTTCTGGGCTACATCAACCCGGACAACTTCCTGGGCGGTCAGATCAAGCTCGACCGCGAGCGCGCGGTCGCAGCGATCCGCGAGCAGGTGGCCGACCCGCTCGGGCTGTCGGTCGAGGACGCGGCGGCCGGTGTGATCGAGCTGATGGATCAGGATCTGCGCGATCACATGAAGTCGATGATTTCCGCCAAGGGGTACAGCCCGGCGAGTTTCACCTGCTTCTCCTACGGCGGGGCCGGTCCGGTGCACTGTTACGGCTATACCGAAGGGCTCGGCTTCGAGGACGTGATCGTCCCCGCCTGGGCGGCCGGCTTCTCGGCGTTCGGGTGTGCCGCGGCGGATTTCGAATACCGCTACGACAAGAGCATGGACATCAACGTGCCCCCGGATGCGAGCCATGCCGAGAAGATCAAGGCGGCAGCCGATCTGCAGGCGGCTTGGGACGAGTTGAGCGAGAACGTCCTGCAGGAGTTCGAAGCCAACGGCTTCACGCGCAAGGACGTCACGCTGCAGCCGGCCTTCCGGATGCAATACCGAGGCCAGCTCAACGACCTCGAGATCGACTCTCCGATCGCGAAGGCCGAAGGGACGGACGGTTGGGACCAACTGGTCGACGGCTTCAACGACGCCTACGCCCAGGTCTATTCGGCCTCCGCCCGCTCGCAGGAACTCGGCTACTCGGTCACCTCGGCGATCATGCGCGGCAAGGTCGAGATCTCCAAGCCGAACATCCCGACCGAGGAGATCCAGGGCGAGACGCCGCCAAAAGAAGCTGAACTCGGCACCCGCAAGTTCTACCGCAAGGGCAAGTGGGTGGATGCCCGGCTGCTGCAGATGGAAACGCTGCTGCCGGGTAACAAGATCGTCGGGCCGGCGATCATCGAGTCCGATGCCACGACGTTCGTCGTGCCCGGCGGTTTCGAGACCAGGCTCGACGAGCACCGTCTGTTCCACCTGCGCGAACTCTAA
- a CDS encoding SLC13 family permease encodes MPFIVAGIFAVTYFGMALGRIPGLRIDRTGIAVVAAVAVVATGAVSERQALAAIDGETLIVLFAMMVVSAQFGAAGVYDDCARRIVALGRTPTVLLAGVVSVAGGLSTVLANDVVVFAMTPVLCAGLGEQGRDPRPFLIALAAASNAGSAATPIGNPQNILIGRAGDLGFLEFVQTCGPPALIALVIVFVIVRLVWHKHFTAPLSQPLGAPSGEQIPLDTWQTGKGCLALVAVVAVFLMPLETGFGMLCVAAVLLLSRRLASRDMLSAVDWHLLLLFAGLFVVTAATTATGLSARALDTLTYFVDDPTAVPVLAPVLLLLSNLVGNVPTVILLLELLPGLGTADLHAIAVLSTFAGNLLLVGSLANLIVAERAAWCGVHVGFASFARSGVPIALSSMAVAILWFA; translated from the coding sequence GTGCCCTTCATCGTCGCTGGCATTTTCGCCGTCACTTACTTCGGCATGGCCCTGGGGCGCATTCCGGGGCTGCGGATCGACCGCACGGGCATCGCGGTGGTGGCGGCGGTGGCCGTGGTGGCAACGGGGGCCGTGTCCGAACGGCAGGCTTTGGCAGCGATCGATGGCGAAACGCTGATCGTATTGTTCGCCATGATGGTGGTTTCGGCCCAATTCGGCGCCGCGGGCGTGTACGACGATTGCGCGCGTCGGATCGTCGCCTTGGGCCGCACCCCGACGGTCTTGTTGGCAGGCGTGGTGAGTGTGGCCGGCGGCTTGTCGACCGTGCTCGCGAACGACGTCGTCGTGTTCGCGATGACGCCGGTCCTCTGCGCGGGACTTGGCGAACAAGGCCGCGATCCACGCCCGTTCCTGATTGCCTTGGCGGCGGCGAGTAATGCGGGGTCCGCCGCCACGCCGATCGGCAATCCGCAAAATATCCTGATCGGGCGCGCCGGCGATCTCGGCTTCCTCGAGTTCGTTCAGACCTGCGGGCCGCCGGCGTTGATCGCGCTGGTGATCGTATTCGTGATCGTTCGTCTCGTCTGGCATAAACACTTCACGGCGCCGCTGTCTCAGCCATTGGGGGCTCCCAGCGGCGAGCAGATTCCCTTGGACACCTGGCAGACGGGGAAGGGCTGTCTTGCCCTCGTGGCTGTCGTCGCGGTCTTCTTGATGCCGCTTGAAACCGGTTTTGGCATGCTGTGCGTGGCTGCCGTGTTGCTGCTCAGCCGACGGTTGGCCAGTCGCGATATGCTCTCGGCCGTCGACTGGCACCTCCTGCTACTGTTCGCCGGACTGTTCGTGGTGACGGCGGCAACGACGGCGACCGGCTTGAGCGCGCGCGCACTGGACACGCTGACCTATTTCGTTGACGACCCGACCGCCGTGCCGGTCCTGGCGCCGGTCCTGTTGCTGCTGTCCAATCTTGTGGGCAACGTGCCGACCGTGATTCTGCTGCTCGAGCTCCTGCCGGGACTGGGTACAGCCGATTTGCATGCCATTGCGGTGCTGTCGACGTTTGCCGGCAATTTGCTGTTGGTTGGCAGCCTTGCCAATCTGATCGTTGCCGAGCGCGCTGCCTGGTGCGGCGTGCATGTCGGATTTGCGAGTTTCGCCCGTAGTGGTGTTCCAATCGCGCTCTCGTCTATGGCGGTCGCCATTTTGTGGTTCGCATAA
- a CDS encoding sigma-54-dependent Fis family transcriptional regulator yields MTQDRRVMEAWEAFVTGRVRSTPVRSVVEQSWQRCHETVDIERRRAPTARSEALARAQSHFPVHRNVVDPLLQEAGQFLSATGSMMLLTDANGLVLYSRGDLATMELAYDINLQPGGTWQEKEIGTNAIGTALHEQSPVQIHSAEHFCLEIKKWTCAAAPIQHPLDRSMLGVLDISGPTSSFHPQALAFAVSAARRVENAFAQRLNDEHTALLRHYLGARRQLSGDVALIDRQGRLIYASDRIQRLLDPDGSVQPYQKIAEFTGTTPDGWAQQMPEPLAGAALDPIEQDGAPLGAILKLKGRGNPRPKSRNSDTDPIRFDAIIGDSAEIRRCAERAHKIATGDGPVLIEGETGVGKELFARALHFAPTFPGPFVPVNAASLPRDLIASELFGYEPGSFTGAMDKGRKGKIEHADGGTFCLDEIGEMPLDLQPTLLRVLEDGQVYRLGAARPVAVTARLISMTNRDLEQRVDQGHFRSDLFYRISVARLRIPPLRERGDDAALLAQHFIRMACQRRGESDVRIDPDALDALTRYHWPGNVRQLRNVVETMLLLRDFDRLTLDDLPEEIREANGTGAETSLHTAPQTADHAGARPLAPDEPSAGARGNLHASERETIRQAMADTNGNLTWAAKRLGVARSTLYRKLRTHGLAPRTPR; encoded by the coding sequence ATGACTCAGGATCGGCGGGTGATGGAGGCCTGGGAGGCCTTCGTTACCGGACGCGTGCGGTCGACCCCGGTCCGGTCGGTCGTGGAACAGTCTTGGCAGCGTTGCCACGAGACGGTCGATATCGAACGCCGACGCGCGCCAACCGCGCGCAGCGAGGCGTTGGCGCGTGCGCAATCCCACTTTCCAGTTCACAGAAACGTGGTCGACCCGTTGCTGCAGGAAGCCGGGCAGTTCCTCTCGGCCACGGGCTCGATGATGCTGCTGACCGACGCCAACGGCCTCGTGCTCTATTCACGCGGCGACCTGGCCACGATGGAACTGGCCTACGACATCAATCTGCAGCCCGGGGGCACCTGGCAGGAAAAGGAAATCGGCACCAACGCGATCGGAACTGCCCTGCACGAGCAGAGCCCTGTGCAAATCCATTCGGCGGAACACTTCTGCCTGGAGATCAAGAAGTGGACCTGCGCCGCCGCCCCGATTCAGCACCCCCTCGACCGGTCCATGCTCGGGGTCCTCGATATTTCCGGCCCCACCTCCAGCTTCCATCCCCAGGCGCTCGCCTTCGCCGTCTCGGCGGCCCGGAGGGTGGAAAACGCCTTCGCCCAGCGGCTCAACGACGAACATACCGCCCTGCTGCGCCACTACCTCGGGGCCCGGCGCCAGTTGTCCGGGGACGTCGCGCTGATCGACCGCCAGGGCCGACTGATCTACGCAAGCGACCGCATCCAGCGGCTGCTCGATCCCGACGGCAGCGTGCAACCCTACCAGAAGATCGCGGAGTTCACCGGCACCACGCCGGATGGATGGGCACAGCAGATGCCGGAACCGTTGGCCGGGGCGGCTCTCGACCCGATCGAACAGGATGGCGCGCCTCTCGGCGCCATCCTGAAACTGAAGGGCCGTGGCAATCCGCGCCCGAAAAGCCGGAACAGCGATACTGATCCGATCCGCTTCGACGCCATCATTGGCGACAGCGCTGAAATCCGGCGCTGTGCCGAACGCGCGCACAAGATCGCCACGGGAGACGGTCCTGTCTTGATCGAGGGCGAAACCGGTGTCGGCAAAGAGTTGTTCGCCCGCGCCCTGCACTTCGCCCCCACCTTCCCGGGCCCCTTCGTTCCGGTCAACGCAGCCTCGCTACCCCGCGATCTGATCGCCTCGGAGTTGTTCGGCTACGAGCCGGGCAGCTTTACCGGCGCCATGGACAAGGGGCGCAAAGGCAAGATCGAACATGCCGACGGCGGCACCTTCTGTCTCGACGAAATCGGGGAGATGCCGCTCGACCTGCAGCCGACGCTGCTGCGCGTGCTCGAGGACGGGCAGGTCTACCGTCTGGGAGCCGCGCGCCCCGTGGCGGTAACGGCGCGTCTGATCTCAATGACCAACCGCGACCTGGAACAGCGCGTCGACCAGGGACATTTTCGAAGCGACCTGTTCTACCGGATTTCGGTCGCGCGCCTGCGTATCCCACCCCTGCGCGAGCGTGGCGATGATGCCGCCCTGCTCGCCCAGCATTTCATTCGCATGGCGTGCCAAAGACGCGGCGAATCAGACGTACGCATCGACCCCGATGCTCTGGATGCCCTGACCCGCTATCACTGGCCCGGCAACGTTCGGCAGCTGCGCAATGTCGTCGAGACGATGCTGCTGCTGCGGGACTTCGACCGGCTCACGCTAGACGACCTGCCCGAGGAAATCAGAGAAGCCAACGGAACGGGCGCGGAAACGTCCCTTCATACGGCCCCCCAGACGGCTGACCACGCCGGCGCCAGACCACTGGCGCCGGACGAGCCCTCGGCTGGCGCGCGCGGCAACCTACACGCTTCGGAACGCGAGACGATCCGACAAGCCATGGCCGATACGAATGGCAACCTGACGTGGGCCGCCAAACGGCTTGGCGTGGCGCGCTCGACGCTGTACCGCAAGCTCCGCACACATGGCCTAGCCCCCCGTACGCCACGCTGA
- a CDS encoding SDR family oxidoreductase, producing the protein MADGTVPRLFCFGLGYSASHLARRLLHRGWHVAGTVRSAEKADQLREQGLEVHLFDRDHPLADPAATLAGTTHLLISVPPDGQGAGDAALDHHGADLAACADQLHWAGYLSTTGVYGNRDGGWVDENSELCPSSARSARRVQAETAWRRMHIDHGVPMHTFRLAGIYGPGRGPFRSIREGKAKRIDLPEQKFGRIHVEDIGDVLEASIARPDPGAIYNVSDDEPAAPADVTQFACELLGVEPPPLVSWEEADMSAMARTFWQDNKRVDNSKVHRDLGVQFRYPTYREGLQAVLQAETQTPVERRS; encoded by the coding sequence ATGGCCGATGGAACCGTGCCGCGCCTGTTCTGCTTCGGGCTGGGCTACAGCGCCAGCCATCTGGCGCGCCGCTTGCTGCACCGCGGCTGGCACGTCGCGGGGACAGTCCGCAGCGCCGAGAAGGCAGACCAACTGCGCGAGCAGGGGCTGGAGGTGCATCTCTTCGACCGTGACCATCCGCTGGCCGATCCGGCCGCGACGCTGGCCGGGACGACACACCTGTTGATCTCCGTCCCGCCGGACGGACAGGGCGCGGGCGACGCTGCCCTGGACCACCATGGCGCCGACCTCGCCGCGTGCGCCGATCAGCTACACTGGGCCGGTTACCTCTCGACCACGGGCGTCTACGGCAACCGCGATGGCGGCTGGGTCGACGAGAATTCGGAGCTGTGCCCGAGCAGCGCGCGCAGCGCCCGTCGGGTGCAAGCGGAGACGGCTTGGCGCCGGATGCACATCGACCACGGCGTGCCGATGCACACCTTCCGCCTAGCCGGCATCTACGGCCCCGGACGCGGGCCGTTCCGGTCGATCCGGGAAGGCAAGGCCAAGCGTATCGATCTGCCGGAGCAGAAGTTCGGGCGCATCCACGTCGAGGACATCGGCGATGTGCTGGAAGCCTCGATCGCCCGTCCCGATCCCGGGGCGATCTACAACGTTTCCGACGACGAGCCGGCCGCGCCCGCCGACGTCACACAGTTTGCCTGTGAGCTGTTGGGTGTCGAGCCGCCGCCGCTCGTGTCCTGGGAGGAAGCGGACATGAGCGCGATGGCGCGCACCTTCTGGCAGGACAACAAGCGGGTCGATAACAGCAAGGTGCATCGGGACCTTGGCGTGCAATTCCGCTATCCGACCTACCGCGAGGGGTTGCAGGCAGTGTTGCAGGCCGAGACGCAGACGCCAGTTGAAAGGCGTTCGTAG
- a CDS encoding FadR/GntR family transcriptional regulator translates to MRQDPRFREIERERVSDRVAHEIMKMIAAGTLAPGERLPGERQLAEMMNVSRVSVRAALQELKAQGFVSAVQGGGTRITTAPNNTDSGLLRLVRADAKNLHELAEIRANIEVWAARRAARAADSAQIAAIGDALQAMEDPARGGHHKAEDDYAFHMAIAKATGSAVYMHLMSTLQDILEKMFDYHRYTLIARPEDDRMLLSHHRKIYDAIRARDPEAAGQAMQTHLDAIVRSYTAVDAPANLADAPKAVGSGA, encoded by the coding sequence ATGAGACAGGACCCGAGGTTCCGCGAGATCGAACGCGAACGTGTGTCGGATCGCGTGGCACATGAAATCATGAAGATGATCGCCGCCGGCACCCTGGCCCCGGGTGAGCGTCTGCCGGGCGAGCGCCAGCTCGCAGAAATGATGAACGTCTCGCGCGTTTCCGTCCGCGCCGCGCTGCAAGAGCTGAAGGCGCAAGGGTTCGTCTCGGCCGTCCAGGGCGGCGGCACGCGCATCACAACCGCGCCCAACAACACCGACTCCGGCCTGCTCCGACTGGTCCGCGCCGACGCCAAGAATCTGCACGAGCTGGCCGAAATCCGTGCCAACATCGAGGTCTGGGCCGCCCGGCGCGCCGCGCGCGCAGCCGACAGCGCGCAGATCGCGGCGATCGGCGACGCGCTGCAGGCGATGGAAGATCCGGCGCGTGGCGGCCACCACAAGGCCGAAGACGACTACGCCTTTCACATGGCGATCGCCAAGGCCACCGGCAGCGCAGTCTACATGCACCTGATGAGTACGCTGCAGGACATCCTGGAAAAGATGTTCGACTATCACCGCTACACACTCATCGCCCGCCCCGAGGACGATCGCATGCTGCTCAGCCATCACCGGAAGATCTACGACGCGATCCGCGCCCGCGATCCCGAGGCGGCAGGCCAAGCGATGCAAACGCACCTGGACGCCATCGTGCGCAGCTACACCGCCGTGGACGCACCAGCCAACCTTGCCGATGCGCCCAAGGCGGTCGGCTCCGGCGCCTAA
- a CDS encoding glycerate kinase type-2 family protein, whose protein sequence is MVPESPQELLRRLFDAGLAAADPAKAVPAHLPELPSDGRTVVVGAGKAAASMARALEDSWPADAPPPEGLVVTRYDHAVALNHIECIEAAHPVPDAAGRAAAQRILELAGGLGEQDLLICLISGGGSALLAQPAPGLSLEDKQAVGKALLKSGADIAEMNCVRKHLSALKGGRLAAAAAPARVVSLLISDVPGDDPATIASGPTVADPTTFADARAILAKYAIDPPESVRRHLDAEVEETPKPGDPRLTRVDNRLIARPQASLEAMAEVARTAGVTPVILGDAIEGEAREVAQVMAGIAQQVAHHGQPAPAPAVLLSGGETTVTVRGQGRGGRNLEFLLALAVALNGAPGIWALAGDSDGIDGSEDNAGALVTPDSLARARAAGLDPLALLADNDGYGFFQALDDLVITGPTLTNVNDLRAILITAT, encoded by the coding sequence TTGGTTCCCGAAAGCCCGCAAGAGCTGCTGCGCCGGCTGTTCGATGCCGGCCTGGCCGCGGCGGATCCGGCCAAGGCGGTACCTGCCCACCTCCCCGAGTTGCCGAGCGATGGCCGCACGGTCGTCGTCGGCGCAGGCAAGGCCGCAGCATCGATGGCGCGCGCGTTGGAAGACTCCTGGCCGGCCGACGCGCCGCCACCCGAAGGGCTGGTGGTCACACGCTACGACCACGCCGTGGCGCTCAACCATATCGAGTGCATCGAGGCGGCCCATCCCGTCCCCGACGCGGCCGGACGCGCGGCGGCGCAACGGATCCTGGAGCTGGCCGGCGGGCTGGGAGAACAGGACCTGCTGATCTGTCTGATCTCCGGCGGCGGGTCGGCGCTGCTCGCCCAACCCGCCCCGGGGCTGTCGCTCGAAGACAAGCAAGCGGTCGGCAAGGCGCTGCTGAAAAGTGGTGCCGACATCGCGGAGATGAACTGCGTGCGCAAGCATCTCTCCGCGCTCAAGGGCGGTCGACTCGCCGCTGCGGCGGCGCCGGCTCGAGTCGTCTCGCTGCTGATCTCCGACGTGCCCGGCGACGATCCGGCGACCATCGCTTCCGGTCCAACGGTGGCGGACCCAACCACCTTCGCCGACGCCCGTGCGATCCTGGCCAAGTACGCCATCGATCCGCCGGAATCGGTCCGTCGCCACCTCGACGCCGAGGTCGAGGAAACGCCGAAACCGGGCGACCCCCGACTGACGCGGGTGGACAACCGCCTGATCGCCCGCCCGCAGGCCTCTCTTGAAGCGATGGCCGAGGTCGCGCGCACGGCTGGCGTGACGCCGGTGATCCTGGGCGACGCGATCGAGGGAGAAGCCCGCGAGGTCGCCCAGGTGATGGCCGGTATCGCCCAGCAGGTCGCGCACCACGGTCAACCTGCCCCTGCCCCGGCGGTGCTGCTGTCCGGCGGCGAGACCACGGTGACGGTGCGTGGCCAGGGGCGCGGCGGGCGCAACCTGGAATTCCTGCTCGCGCTCGCGGTCGCATTGAACGGTGCGCCCGGGATCTGGGCGCTCGCCGGCGACAGCGACGGGATCGACGGCAGCGAAGACAATGCCGGCGCGCTCGTCACGCCGGACAGTCTCGCCCGCGCCCGCGCGGCTGGCCTGGACCCGCTGGCGTTGCTGGCGGATAACGACGGCTACGGCTTCTTTCAGGCGCTGGACGATCTGGTTATCACGGGCCCAACCCTCACCAACGTGAACGACCTACGCGCGATCCTGATCACCGCGACGTGA